One region of Olleya sp. Hel_I_94 genomic DNA includes:
- a CDS encoding adenine nucleotide alpha hydrolase: MGHKTYFNWSSGKDSALALYHLLQDETYSVEQLITTVNTHYNRVTMHGLRKALLIAQTEALGIKSSLIELPEMPSMDTYEDIMLKAVSALKDDNFTHSAFGDIYLEDLKVYRENQLASQNIKAIFPLWKRNTKQLITEFIALGFKTIVVCANSKYFDQDFVGTIIDENFIDNLPEGVDPCGENGEFHTFCFDGPIFKNPIPFTIGEKVYREYNAPKTNDNDICKSDAETYGVWYCDLIP; encoded by the coding sequence TTGGGACATAAAACTTATTTTAACTGGAGTTCAGGTAAAGATTCGGCTTTAGCACTTTACCATTTATTACAAGACGAAACTTATTCTGTTGAACAATTAATTACCACAGTAAATACACACTATAATCGTGTAACTATGCATGGTTTACGTAAAGCATTGTTAATTGCACAAACCGAAGCTTTAGGTATTAAGTCCAGTCTAATAGAGCTTCCTGAAATGCCAAGTATGGACACTTATGAAGACATCATGCTAAAGGCTGTGTCTGCATTAAAAGATGACAATTTTACACATAGTGCATTTGGCGATATCTATTTAGAGGACTTAAAAGTATACAGAGAAAACCAACTAGCCTCACAAAACATAAAAGCTATATTTCCGTTATGGAAACGCAATACAAAACAGCTTATTACTGAGTTTATAGCGCTTGGTTTTAAAACCATAGTGGTTTGTGCTAATTCTAAATACTTTGACCAAGATTTTGTTGGAACTATTATAGATGAAAATTTTATAGACAACCTACCTGAAGGTGTTGATCCTTGCGGAGAAAATGGCGAATTCCATACCTTTTGTTTTGATGGGCCAATCTTTAAAAACCCAATCCCGTTTACCATTGGAGAAAAAGTATACCGAGAATATAATGCGCCCAAAACCAATGATAATGATATCTGTAAAAGTGATGCCGAAACCTATGGTGTTTGGTATTGTGACTTAATTCCGTAA
- a CDS encoding YncE family protein, with the protein MKKIIYSIVALSLLVFSCSNDDDAFTQPEPLGAYENGILVSAEGGPSSISYISNDFSETENQVYFNVNNENLGVYLQSVGFNGDKAYIVVDAGTITVVNRYTFEKLGTIDTGLTLPRYIAFDGDTAYVSDWADPNDTTDDYIAVVDLNANTVTSTIAVAEGPEQVLVNLDKVFVSHKGGYNTNNLITVINTEDSTTDTITVQSKPDEMVINNQGNLVVLSGGNEPWTGNETPAAITKINVTDNSIVSSFVFEIGQHPSLMSYSDGNTYYILDNTVYGLSDTDTSLPTASLFDITATSAYGMAVKNNLLYVTDAGNFSGNSTLKVYDLSSGSETNSFDVGVIASKVYFN; encoded by the coding sequence ATGAAAAAAATTATTTACTCAATTGTAGCCTTATCATTATTAGTCTTTTCTTGTTCTAATGATGACGATGCATTTACACAACCAGAACCATTAGGAGCTTATGAAAATGGGATTTTAGTAAGTGCAGAAGGTGGACCATCTTCAATTTCTTACATATCTAATGATTTTTCTGAAACAGAAAATCAAGTCTATTTTAATGTTAATAATGAAAACTTAGGCGTGTATTTACAATCTGTAGGTTTTAATGGAGATAAGGCTTATATCGTTGTTGATGCAGGAACAATAACAGTTGTTAATCGTTATACCTTTGAAAAATTAGGAACGATAGACACTGGTTTAACGTTACCACGATATATTGCTTTTGATGGTGATACTGCTTACGTGTCTGATTGGGCTGATCCAAATGATACTACAGATGATTACATTGCTGTAGTAGATTTGAATGCTAATACTGTAACATCTACCATAGCTGTAGCTGAAGGTCCAGAGCAAGTTTTAGTTAATTTGGATAAAGTATTTGTATCACATAAAGGAGGTTATAATACTAACAATTTGATAACAGTAATAAATACTGAGGATAGTACAACAGACACTATTACTGTACAATCTAAACCAGACGAGATGGTGATTAATAATCAAGGTAATTTGGTTGTGCTTTCTGGAGGTAACGAACCATGGACAGGTAACGAAACACCAGCAGCAATAACAAAAATAAATGTTACAGATAACTCAATTGTATCCTCTTTTGTTTTTGAAATAGGTCAACATCCAAGTTTAATGAGTTATAGTGATGGTAATACTTATTACATTTTAGATAATACAGTATATGGATTGTCAGATACAGATACTAGTTTACCAACAGCTTCATTATTTGACATTACTGCTACTAGTGCTTATGGAATGGCAGTAAAAAATAATTTGCTATATGTAACAGATGCAGGAAACTTTTCAGGAAATAGTACTTTAAAAGTATATGATTTGTCTTCAGGATCAGAAACCAATAGTTTTGACGTTGGAGTCATTGCTTCTAAAGTGTACTTCAACTAG
- a CDS encoding TonB-dependent receptor plug domain-containing protein — protein MKKTIGLLIAVCCSVVSFAQTQLDSVQYLDVIELSDIKLKQNAAGFKVTVLNDSVLSKNTSNFTDLLRFNSNIYFKENGYGMVSSPSFRGTNASQTAVIWNGININSQLNGQTDFNTINTNNINQVVIRNGGGSVQYGSGAIGGSVHLDNRLSFTQHLKNDVKLNYGSFESKNFSLVTDYGQDKFAFNLGVNYIDSDNDYKYLDSDKINENGAFNNLSLNVNLGYFISEKDVIKLYHQSFIGEREFSGTTATPSKSKYEDENSRSMLEWVSTHQNYKSNFKVAYLKESFEFYQNKNSEFFTFGQVNTFLAKHNFNYKLSKQVSVTSILDYNLFKGEGSSFGNPERSIFSATGLLQYNPSTNLNLGFNVRQDVTSDFSSPLLFSMDALIGITKFYKVKINGSKNYRIPTFNDLFWQPGGNLNLVPESSYQFDLGHVLDFNWLQLQLNTYYIKSKDLIQWKPNISGFWSPQNIAEAHSYGAEVGLTINKKYDNHQLTFSSNYSYTVSENLETNKQLIYVPFHKANATLAYSFKRFCAHYQQLFNGDVFTTSDNLKGPFYSLQSYNVANLGVNYKLLQHFNHELELGLKVNNLFNKLYQNVAFRPMPNRNFNIQLHYKF, from the coding sequence ATGAAAAAAACTATTGGATTACTAATTGCTGTATGTTGTAGTGTTGTGTCTTTTGCACAAACACAGCTAGACTCTGTTCAATATTTAGATGTTATTGAGCTTAGTGATATTAAGTTGAAACAAAATGCTGCAGGATTTAAAGTTACTGTTTTAAACGACTCTGTTTTAAGTAAAAACACTTCTAATTTTACGGATTTATTACGATTTAATTCTAATATTTATTTTAAAGAAAACGGTTATGGGATGGTGTCTTCACCATCGTTTAGAGGGACTAATGCCTCGCAAACTGCTGTGATTTGGAATGGTATAAACATTAACTCTCAGTTAAATGGTCAAACGGATTTTAATACCATAAATACCAATAACATTAATCAAGTGGTTATTAGAAATGGAGGAGGTAGTGTGCAATACGGAAGTGGAGCAATTGGAGGTAGTGTGCATTTGGATAACAGATTAAGTTTTACGCAACATTTAAAAAATGATGTCAAACTTAACTATGGCAGTTTTGAAAGTAAAAACTTTAGTCTTGTTACAGATTACGGACAAGATAAATTTGCTTTTAATTTAGGTGTAAATTATATAGATTCTGATAACGATTACAAATATTTGGACTCTGATAAAATAAATGAAAATGGTGCATTTAATAATCTAAGTCTTAATGTTAATTTAGGTTATTTTATTTCTGAAAAAGATGTAATTAAATTATACCATCAATCTTTTATTGGTGAACGTGAGTTTTCCGGAACAACTGCAACACCATCTAAAAGTAAATACGAAGATGAAAACTCTAGGTCGATGTTGGAATGGGTTAGTACCCATCAAAACTATAAATCTAATTTTAAAGTCGCGTATTTAAAGGAGTCTTTTGAGTTTTACCAAAACAAAAATTCTGAGTTTTTTACTTTTGGACAAGTCAATACTTTTCTGGCAAAACATAATTTTAATTATAAATTATCTAAACAGGTAAGTGTTACTAGTATTTTAGATTACAATCTTTTTAAAGGTGAAGGCAGTAGTTTTGGTAATCCAGAGCGATCTATATTTTCTGCTACAGGATTATTACAATATAATCCAAGCACTAATTTAAATTTAGGTTTTAATGTAAGACAAGATGTGACTTCTGATTTTAGTAGTCCATTATTGTTTTCAATGGACGCTTTGATTGGGATTACCAAATTTTATAAGGTCAAAATTAATGGGTCAAAAAATTATAGAATTCCGACATTTAACGATTTGTTTTGGCAACCTGGAGGTAATTTGAATTTAGTACCAGAATCGTCTTATCAATTTGATTTAGGTCATGTTTTAGACTTTAATTGGTTGCAACTACAGTTGAATACCTATTATATTAAGTCGAAAGATTTGATACAATGGAAACCAAATATCTCTGGGTTTTGGTCGCCACAAAATATAGCTGAAGCCCATAGTTATGGAGCAGAAGTAGGTTTGACTATTAATAAAAAATATGATAATCACCAATTAACGTTTAGCTCAAATTATTCTTACACAGTTTCAGAAAATTTAGAAACAAACAAGCAATTAATTTATGTGCCTTTTCATAAAGCTAATGCCACATTAGCTTATAGCTTTAAAAGGTTTTGCGCACATTATCAGCAGCTATTTAATGGAGACGTCTTTACAACTTCCGATAATTTAAAAGGTCCATTTTATAGTTTGCAATCTTATAATGTAGCCAACTTAGGCGTTAATTATAAACTATTACAACATTTTAATCACGAATTAGAGTTGGGATTAAAAGTAAATAATCTATTTAATAAACTATATCAAAACGTAGCATTTAGACCAATGCCAAACAGAAATTTTAATATTCAATTACACTATAAATTTTAA
- a CDS encoding ABC transporter substrate-binding protein: MLQNKAFLLLLLSFLLFLNCKEDPGIDRKLPALIQEDNSIAYAEGFSITNHSNFKVLTVNNPWPKAEKTYKYVLISKEDAAKTSFMKDEYDGIIITPVTSIVVTSTTHIPALELLNEENSLIGFPGSDYISSEKIRQRIDNGHVRELGKNEGLNTEVLLELNPNVVVGFGVDGTSKSLKTISNARIPVIYNGDWVEKTPLAKAEWIKFFGALYNKEKQADSVFKTIETNYKAAKQLAQTVTERPTVISGAMYKDVWYLPNGTSTEAQFLKDANVDYLYADTKSQGSLALSFEAVFEKAKHANLWLSPSYYSSMEALQTANTHYTQFDAFKNNAIYTFANTTGKTGGVLYYELGLSRPDLVLKDIIKICHPDLLPDYQTYFFKPLK, translated from the coding sequence ATGTTACAAAACAAAGCTTTTTTATTACTATTACTTTCATTTTTATTATTTCTAAATTGCAAGGAAGATCCAGGTATTGACAGGAAACTTCCTGCTTTAATACAAGAGGATAATAGTATCGCTTACGCTGAAGGATTTAGTATTACAAATCATAGTAATTTTAAAGTGTTAACCGTTAACAACCCTTGGCCTAAAGCAGAAAAAACCTATAAGTACGTTTTAATTAGTAAAGAAGACGCTGCAAAAACATCGTTTATGAAAGATGAATATGATGGTATTATTATTACTCCTGTAACATCTATAGTAGTAACCTCTACAACTCATATTCCTGCTTTAGAGCTTTTAAATGAAGAAAACTCATTAATTGGTTTTCCTGGCAGTGATTATATTTCTTCAGAAAAAATCAGACAGCGTATTGATAATGGACACGTAAGAGAATTAGGTAAAAACGAAGGTTTAAACACCGAAGTTTTATTAGAGTTAAATCCAAATGTTGTCGTTGGATTTGGTGTTGATGGCACAAGTAAATCTTTAAAAACAATAAGTAATGCTAGAATACCTGTAATTTACAATGGTGATTGGGTAGAAAAAACACCTTTAGCTAAAGCCGAATGGATTAAGTTTTTTGGTGCACTATATAATAAAGAAAAACAAGCAGATTCTGTATTTAAAACTATCGAAACCAATTACAAAGCAGCAAAACAATTAGCGCAAACCGTCACTGAGCGACCAACAGTAATTAGTGGTGCAATGTATAAGGATGTATGGTATTTACCAAATGGAACCAGTACCGAAGCTCAATTTTTAAAAGACGCAAATGTCGATTATTTATATGCAGACACTAAATCTCAAGGCAGTTTAGCATTAAGTTTTGAAGCTGTTTTTGAAAAAGCAAAACATGCTAATTTATGGTTAAGTCCATCTTATTATAGTAGCATGGAAGCTTTACAAACCGCTAATACGCATTACACGCAATTTGATGCTTTTAAAAATAATGCTATCTATACTTTTGCAAATACAACCGGAAAAACAGGAGGCGTTTTGTATTATGAACTTGGTTTATCTAGACCTGATTTAGTTTTAAAAGACATCATTAAAATTTGTCATCCAGACTTATTGCCAGATTATCAAACTTACTTTTTTAAACCGTTAAAGTGA
- a CDS encoding FecCD family ABC transporter permease: MITSKSYTIPFIVLAVLLLLLFMVNISLGSVSIAFNTIIDSFFTNSDSLNNHQYIIQNYRLPKAITAVLVGSGLGISGLLMQTLFRNPLAGPFVLGITSGASLGVALVILGSSIFGGFLATFLLTKWSLVIAASLGSFLVLLLVLIVSSKVRDTMAILIIGLMFGSITAAIVSVLSYFSSAEQLQQYIFWGFGSLGDLDWNEVTIFAIIYGIGILFSILSIKGLNTLLLGENYAKSLGLNIKQSRLLIIIATSLLAGTITAFAGPIAFIGLAIPHVTRQVFNTSNHKILLPAVFLFGAIIMLICDSIAQLPNTDYMLPINAITSLFGAPIVVWLLVRQRKMVF; this comes from the coding sequence GTGATAACATCCAAATCTTATACCATTCCCTTTATAGTATTAGCAGTTTTGCTTTTACTATTATTTATGGTAAACATTAGTTTAGGATCTGTATCCATAGCTTTTAATACTATTATAGACAGCTTTTTTACAAATTCGGATAGTTTAAACAATCATCAATATATAATACAAAACTATCGTTTACCAAAAGCCATTACAGCTGTTTTGGTAGGCTCTGGTTTAGGTATTTCTGGGTTATTAATGCAAACCCTTTTTAGAAATCCTTTAGCTGGTCCTTTTGTTTTAGGGATTACCTCTGGAGCAAGTTTAGGGGTTGCATTAGTTATTCTAGGCAGCAGCATTTTTGGTGGATTTTTAGCTACTTTTTTACTTACTAAATGGAGTTTAGTAATTGCTGCAAGTTTAGGTAGTTTTTTAGTGTTATTATTAGTCCTAATTGTATCTTCTAAAGTTAGAGATACTATGGCTATTTTAATTATCGGATTAATGTTTGGTAGTATTACAGCTGCAATAGTTAGTGTACTATCCTACTTTAGTAGTGCAGAACAATTACAGCAATACATTTTTTGGGGTTTTGGTAGTTTAGGAGATTTGGACTGGAACGAGGTTACTATTTTTGCCATCATTTATGGTATTGGCATCCTGTTTAGTATCCTATCAATTAAAGGTCTTAACACCTTATTATTGGGCGAAAATTATGCTAAAAGCTTAGGTTTAAACATTAAACAAAGTCGATTATTAATTATTATTGCCACTAGCCTACTAGCAGGTACTATTACTGCTTTTGCAGGACCAATAGCCTTTATTGGCTTAGCAATTCCGCATGTTACTAGACAAGTTTTTAATACGTCCAATCATAAAATATTATTACCTGCTGTATTTTTATTTGGTGCCATTATTATGCTAATTTGCGACAGTATTGCCCAATTACCAAATACAGATTATATGCTACCTATAAATGCTATTACCTCTTTATTTGGTGCACCAATTGTAGTTTGGTTATTAGTTAGACAACGTAAAATGGTCTTTTAA
- a CDS encoding ABC transporter ATP-binding protein yields the protein MKENNQHNILKTDNLTVGYQSKKTQTIVASNINIALNKGELIGLVGGNGIGKSTLLKTLTKVISPLSGQVLINNQSLDNYSNLELAKTLSLVLTEPIAAKNLTVFELVALGRQPYTNWVGNLSDTDVTIINNAIKQTTIEDLKHKKCFELSDGQLQKVMIARALAQDTDLIILDEPTSHLDMYHKAYILKLLQKLAKDTGKTILFSSHEIDLAIQLCDSMIVMSNHGIVSDSPCNLIEKGAFSNLFPEDMIVFDEKTGSFRVKK from the coding sequence ATGAAAGAAAACAACCAACATAACATCCTAAAAACTGATAATTTAACTGTTGGTTATCAGTCTAAAAAAACACAAACTATTGTAGCATCAAATATTAATATTGCTTTAAATAAAGGCGAATTAATTGGATTAGTTGGTGGTAATGGGATTGGTAAATCCACACTTTTAAAAACACTAACAAAGGTTATATCACCTTTAAGTGGTCAAGTTTTAATAAATAATCAAAGTTTAGATAACTACTCTAATTTAGAACTTGCCAAAACTTTAAGTTTAGTATTAACAGAGCCTATTGCTGCAAAAAACTTAACCGTGTTTGAATTGGTTGCTCTAGGACGTCAACCTTACACCAATTGGGTTGGTAATTTGTCTGACACAGATGTAACAATTATAAATAATGCAATCAAGCAAACAACTATTGAAGACTTAAAACATAAAAAATGTTTCGAGCTTAGTGATGGTCAACTTCAAAAGGTTATGATTGCTCGTGCTTTGGCACAAGATACCGATTTAATTATTTTAGACGAACCTACGTCGCATTTAGACATGTATCACAAAGCATACATCCTAAAACTGCTTCAAAAACTAGCTAAAGATACCGGAAAAACCATCTTATTTTCATCTCACGAAATTGATCTAGCTATCCAATTATGCGATAGTATGATTGTCATGTCAAACCATGGAATAGTTAGTGACTCACCTTGTAATTTAATCGAAAAAGGTGCGTTTTCTAACCTATTTCCGGAAGATATGATTGTTTTTGACGAAAAAACAGGCAGTTTTAGGGTTAAAAAGTAA
- a CDS encoding reverse transcriptase domain-containing protein: MRAEKDWFKDRGYPHFTNKTPMSIRQNIKRYVTNHKKVAKHAFSPLIFKEIKQRRYKVSDFNGVQKRSHKKIKDGKVVSNTKIREILYATHLDAHVYSYYAQQIITPKYEAYLKQDTLLSNAITAYRQIETDDKVKFKNNVHFAKDVFNEIKRRENCVALVLDIENFFPSLNHKKLKLAWAKILGHKTLPKDHFNIFKATTRFSYVKLKDLKTKNGHFDEKELAKHKKEGKHTFFNSIKDLIDSDIIIHKNQKKNKQKELIGIPQGLPISALLANIYMLAFDESVIKELTLKHKVFYRRYSDDIVMICKQNQITLIEEFVESVMIKNKLTVSLEKTEKTLFKINKGRLQSYKIDNDNSLKENVPLNYLGFEFYGYQTLIKSKNLAKFYREMKETVNRKHKRVETIKEKHLLDEAPIFKRKIYRLFSYKGEKSRLLPAKRTNYSNGKAKTEYFDRKFRGNYLRYAYRASDDLEAPEIKRQLRNHWKILQKTMKKYDFSNVNKDSK, from the coding sequence ATGAGAGCAGAAAAAGATTGGTTTAAAGACAGAGGATATCCACATTTTACTAATAAGACACCAATGTCTATTAGACAAAATATTAAGCGCTATGTTACCAATCACAAAAAAGTAGCAAAACATGCCTTCTCTCCTCTTATTTTTAAAGAAATTAAACAAAGACGTTATAAAGTATCAGACTTTAACGGTGTACAAAAACGGTCTCATAAAAAGATTAAAGACGGTAAAGTCGTTTCAAACACCAAAATTAGAGAAATACTTTATGCAACACACTTAGATGCTCATGTTTACTCATATTATGCACAACAAATAATTACACCAAAATATGAGGCTTATTTAAAGCAAGACACTTTATTATCTAATGCTATAACTGCCTACAGACAAATAGAAACAGATGACAAAGTAAAGTTTAAAAACAACGTACATTTTGCAAAAGATGTATTTAATGAAATTAAAAGACGAGAAAATTGCGTTGCACTTGTTTTAGATATCGAGAATTTTTTTCCTAGTTTAAATCATAAAAAATTAAAACTAGCTTGGGCCAAAATTTTAGGTCATAAAACACTTCCTAAAGACCACTTTAATATTTTTAAAGCAACTACCAGATTTTCTTATGTTAAACTCAAAGATTTAAAAACAAAAAATGGTCATTTTGATGAAAAGGAGCTAGCAAAACATAAAAAAGAAGGTAAACACACATTTTTTAATAGTATTAAAGATTTAATTGATTCTGATATAATAATTCATAAGAACCAAAAAAAGAATAAACAAAAAGAATTAATAGGTATTCCTCAAGGCTTACCAATTAGTGCTTTATTAGCTAATATTTACATGCTTGCTTTTGATGAATCTGTTATAAAAGAATTAACACTAAAACATAAAGTTTTTTATAGACGGTATTCCGATGATATTGTTATGATTTGTAAACAAAATCAAATAACATTAATTGAAGAATTTGTAGAAAGTGTAATGATAAAAAACAAATTAACCGTATCGTTAGAAAAAACTGAGAAAACACTTTTTAAAATAAATAAAGGACGATTACAATCTTATAAAATAGATAATGATAATAGCTTAAAAGAAAACGTACCTTTAAACTATTTAGGTTTTGAATTTTATGGCTATCAAACTTTAATTAAATCTAAAAACTTAGCTAAGTTTTACAGAGAAATGAAGGAAACAGTTAATCGAAAACATAAACGAGTTGAAACTATAAAAGAAAAACACTTATTAGACGAAGCTCCAATATTTAAAAGAAAAATTTATAGACTGTTTAGTTACAAAGGAGAAAAATCTCGACTACTACCTGCTAAACGAACAAATTACAGCAACGGTAAAGCAAAAACAGAATATTTTGACAGAAAATTTAGAGGTAACTATTTAAGATATGCTTACAGAGCTTCAGATGATTTAGAAGCTCCAGAAATAAAAAGGCAGTTACGTAATCATTGGAAAATTCTTCAAAAAACAATGAAAAAGTATGATTTTTCAAATGTTAATAAAGACAGCAAGTAA
- the rmuC gene encoding DNA recombination protein RmuC has product MNDNIILVLAILIAAIIGGYLGMLFTKLKSKSEKSTLEERNANLQQQLSDLKQFYTTESERQNATFNTQLQDLKQTISKIEIEREGIRREKDILNEDLARKNADFENLQQLNLKREEELELRQEQLRKDFELLATKILDEKSEKFTLQNKENIKNILNPLQEKILTFEKKVDDTQKESISMHSALKEQLLGLKDLNQQMTKEATNLTRALKGDSKMQGNWGELVLERVLEKSGLEKDREYFVQQNFTRADGSRVLPDIVLHLPDNKKMIIDSKVSLTDYERYVNAEDDERELYLKAHINSIRRHVDQLSDKKYEDLYDIESPDFVLLFIPIEPAFAVAINADNSLYNKAFEKNIVIVTPATLLATLRTVDSMWNNEKQQQNAIEIARQAGALYDKFEGLVKDLTGVGKKIDDAKKDYSAAMNKLVEGKGNLITSVEKLKKLGAKAKKALPETIIKRAEFDD; this is encoded by the coding sequence ATGAACGACAACATTATCCTTGTTTTGGCTATTTTAATTGCTGCAATAATTGGTGGTTATTTAGGTATGCTTTTCACTAAACTTAAAAGTAAAAGCGAAAAAAGCACCTTGGAAGAAAGGAATGCTAATTTACAACAGCAACTATCGGATTTAAAACAGTTTTACACCACTGAAAGCGAAAGACAAAACGCGACATTTAACACCCAATTACAAGATTTAAAACAAACTATTTCTAAAATTGAAATAGAACGAGAAGGTATACGACGTGAAAAGGATATTTTAAATGAAGATTTGGCTAGAAAAAATGCAGATTTTGAAAACCTTCAACAATTAAACCTTAAACGTGAGGAAGAGCTAGAACTTAGACAAGAGCAGTTACGCAAAGATTTTGAGCTATTAGCAACTAAAATTTTAGATGAAAAAAGCGAAAAGTTCACTCTTCAGAATAAAGAAAACATCAAAAATATTTTAAATCCACTACAAGAAAAAATACTAACCTTCGAGAAAAAAGTAGATGATACTCAAAAGGAAAGTATTAGTATGCATAGTGCTTTAAAAGAGCAACTATTAGGTTTAAAAGATTTAAACCAGCAAATGACTAAAGAAGCCACCAACCTAACTAGAGCATTGAAAGGTGATAGTAAAATGCAAGGAAATTGGGGAGAATTAGTTTTAGAACGTGTCCTTGAAAAATCTGGATTAGAAAAGGATAGAGAGTATTTTGTACAACAAAATTTTACCAGAGCGGATGGCTCTAGAGTGTTGCCAGATATAGTATTACACTTACCTGACAATAAAAAAATGATCATTGACAGTAAGGTGTCTTTAACAGATTATGAGCGTTACGTGAATGCTGAAGATGACGAGCGTGAGTTATATTTAAAAGCCCACATCAATTCTATAAGACGACACGTAGACCAATTATCTGATAAAAAGTACGAAGATTTATATGATATAGAAAGTCCTGACTTTGTCCTGCTTTTTATCCCAATAGAGCCTGCGTTTGCAGTTGCTATAAATGCTGATAATAGTTTATACAATAAAGCATTCGAAAAAAACATAGTTATTGTTACACCTGCCACGTTATTAGCAACTTTAAGAACAGTTGACAGCATGTGGAATAACGAAAAGCAGCAACAAAATGCTATCGAAATTGCAAGACAAGCTGGCGCTTTATATGATAAATTTGAAGGTTTAGTTAAAGACTTAACTGGTGTTGGAAAAAAAATAGACGATGCTAAAAAGGATTATTCCGCTGCAATGAATAAATTAGTAGAAGGAAAAGGAAACCTAATTACAAGTGTTGAAAAATTGAAAAAATTAGGTGCTAAAGCTAAAAAAGCATTACCAGAAACTATTATTAAAAGAGCAGAATTTGACGATTAA
- a CDS encoding 6-phosphogluconate dehydrogenase, which translates to MIKFLVKALVIIVLILVGYFCFIYFATYSEGVRAGELVKFSSKGVMFKTWEGEVSQGVSEAQLFEFSVEDKEKQVINDLNRLQGKFVKLSYFERYKTFFWLGDTKYFITKVEEDKERRSNY; encoded by the coding sequence ATGATAAAATTTTTAGTAAAAGCCTTAGTTATTATAGTCCTAATTTTAGTAGGATATTTTTGTTTTATATACTTTGCAACGTACAGTGAAGGTGTTAGAGCAGGAGAATTAGTTAAATTTAGCAGTAAAGGTGTTATGTTTAAAACCTGGGAAGGCGAGGTCAGTCAAGGTGTGTCTGAAGCTCAACTTTTTGAATTTTCTGTAGAGGATAAAGAGAAACAGGTTATTAATGATTTAAATCGTTTACAGGGTAAATTTGTAAAACTTTCGTATTTTGAACGTTACAAAACCTTCTTTTGGTTAGGTGATACTAAGTACTTTATTACTAAGGTAGAAGAAGATAAAGAACGACGTTCTAATTATTAA
- a CDS encoding acyl-CoA thioesterase encodes MKAYKKADDSRISISELMLPSHSNFSGKIHGGYILNLMDQIAFACASKHSKTYCVTASVDTVDFLSPIEVGELVTMKASVNFVGNTSMVVGIRVEAENIQTGIVKHCNSSYFTMVAKDDNGQSMEVAGLILNDKVEVKRFLKAIKRMETKKQRQYEFDHEDFSHTDYLPILKDYKVRIDLPDNF; translated from the coding sequence ATGAAAGCATATAAAAAAGCAGACGATTCTAGAATTAGTATTTCCGAATTAATGTTACCGTCACACTCTAACTTTAGTGGAAAAATACATGGTGGTTACATACTAAATTTGATGGATCAAATAGCTTTTGCTTGTGCTTCTAAACATTCTAAAACCTACTGTGTGACTGCTAGTGTAGATACTGTAGATTTTTTAAGTCCTATTGAGGTTGGCGAACTAGTAACCATGAAAGCTTCTGTAAATTTTGTTGGAAACACATCTATGGTTGTTGGTATACGTGTAGAGGCTGAAAATATACAAACTGGTATCGTAAAGCATTGTAACTCGTCTTACTTTACAATGGTTGCCAAAGATGATAATGGACAATCCATGGAAGTTGCTGGACTTATTTTAAATGATAAGGTAGAAGTCAAACGTTTTTTAAAAGCTATTAAGCGAATGGAGACTAAAAAACAACGACAATATGAGTTTGATCATGAAGATTTTTCGCACACAGATTATCTTCCAATATTAAAAGATTACAAAGTTAGAATAGATTTACCTGATAATTTTTAA